Proteins from a genomic interval of Solea solea chromosome 10, fSolSol10.1, whole genome shotgun sequence:
- the rtn4rl2a gene encoding reticulon-4 receptor-like 2a, which translates to METSSISRSRRCSIVRNCKSGLSLWLVVWLVLGKPSPASACPHLCVCYPTPMTVSCQAQNFTAVPVGVPYESQRVFLQNNRITELRVGSFGFGTQVLWLFSNNITWIEAGAFSELRDLEELDLGDNPNLHRLEGGAFRGLEKLQSLHMHRCRLTALPHDIFHKLYSLQFLYLQENNLHFLQDDIFSDLINLSQLFLHGNRIRTLSENVFRGLVNLDRLLLHDNRVKQVNRRAFRDLGRLTMLFLFNNTLAELPSQALRDTQGIEFLRLNANPWSCGCEARPLWEWFREARVSSSEVICASPSNRRGQDLRFLREMDFALCPLPDPGSIAGSTTTTFSTKTRWWFHKNRPQSSTKGIFEKASETVKAGLYGKGPSTTTSVVKYELGEEELALPKLDPEEYWANYGNEDSGVTLRCFELECPPEFDLPPSSSSPSSRSRISLLALSVFSLYINLHLLFG; encoded by the exons ATGGAAACCTCTTCGATTTCTCGGAGCCGACGATGCTCCATCGTGCGCAACTGCAAAA GCGGTCTCTCCCTATGGTTGGTGGTGTGGCTGGTCCTCGGCAAGCCAAGTCCGGCATCGGCGTGCCCGCATCTGTGCGTGTGCTACCCGACGCCCATGACTGTGAGCTGCCAGGCGCAGAACTTCACCGCCGTTCCTGTCGGAGTGCCCTATGAGTCGCAGCGCGTGTTCCTCCAAAACAACCGGATCACGGAGCTTAGAGTTGGCTCTTTCGGCTTCGGAACTCAG GTTCTGTGGCTGTTCTCCAACAACATCACGTGGATTGAGGCCGGTGCTTTCAGTGAGCTGAGGGACTTGGAGGAGTTGGACCTGGGGGATAACCCTAACCTCCACAGGCTGGAGGGGGGAGCCTTCCGAGGACTCGAGAAGCTTCAGAGCCTCCACATGCACCGCTGCCGGCTCACGGCCCTGCCCCATGACATCTTCCACAAGCTTTACAGCCTGCAGTTCCTCTATCTGCAG GAAAATAATCTCCACTTCCTGCAGGATGACATCTTTTCTGACCTCATCAACCTGAGCCAGCTTTTCCTGCATGGCAACCGTATCCGCACCCTCTCAGAGAATGTGTTCCGTGGCCTGGTCAACCTCGACCGCCTTCTCCTCCACGACAACCGCGTCAAGCAGGTGAACCGCAGAGCCTTCCGTGACCTCGGCCGTCTCACCATGCTCTTTCTCTTCAACAACACCCTGGCGGAGCTGCCCAGTCAGGCCCTGAGGGACACCCAGGGAATCGAGTTCCTCCGTCTCAATGCCAACCCCTGGTCCTGTGGCTGTGAGGCCCGCCCACTGTGGGAGTGGTTCCGTGAGGCACGCGTCTCCTCCTCTGAAGTAATCTGCGCCTCTCCTTCTAATCGCCGTGGCCAGGACCTCCGCTTCCTCCGTGAGATGGACTTCGCCCTCTGCCCTTTGCCAGATCCCGGCTCTATCGCTggctccaccaccaccaccttcagCACCAAGACCCGCTGGTGGTTTCACAAAAACAGGCCCCAGTCGTCCACGAAAGGCATCTTTGAGAAAGCATCAGAGACTGTCAAGGCTGGTTTGTATGGGAAAGGCCCATCCACAACCACTTCAGTAGTCAAGTATGAGCTGGGGGAGGAAGAACTGGCACTGCCCAAACTTGACCCAGAAGAGTACTGGGCAAACTACGGCAACGAGGACTCAGGGGTCACTCTGCGGTGCTTCGAGCTTGAATGTCCACCTGAGTTCGACCTgcctccatcttcctcctctccctcatccCGCTCGCGAATCTCATTACTAGCCCTTTCTGTTTTCAGCCTCTACATCAACCTCCACCTGCTATTCGGCTGA